The following DNA comes from Methanobrevibacter oralis.
TGAAGATATTAAAGTAATGGGATTAAGAGAAGGGGACAAAATTACTTTAACTATTGGTTGTGCAATGGTATCTAAATATTTAGCTAATAAGAATGAATATATTGATGTTCGTGAATCTTTAAAAGGTATTGTAATTGATCTTGCATCTAAACACACTGATCGTGAAGTAGAAGTCTTTGTTAATACAGGAGATAATGATGAAGTTCTAGATGAATCTGGATACTATTTAACTGTAACTGGTACCTCTGCAGAAATGGGTGATGATGGTTCTGTAGGAAGAGGAAATAGGGCTAATGGGTTAATTACTCCATGTAGACCAATGTCTATGGAAGCTACTTCTGGTAAAAATCCTATTAATCATATTGGTAAAATTTATAATATTTTATCTAATGAAATAGCTAATGATGTTGTTAATAATATTGAAGGAATTAAACAAATGAATGTCATGCTTTTAAGCCAAATTGGTAAACCTATTGACCAACCGAAAGCAGCATCTACTCAAGTTATATTAGAAGAAGGTTATAAATTAGAAGATGTTGACAAAAAAGTTGAAAGTATTGTTGATAGATGGTTAGAAGATATATCAATCATCACAGAAAATGTTGTAAATGGAAAAGCTAAAACATTTTAGATTTAATGAATAATCTAAATCATGTTTATATGACACATGTCAAATTTTCTTTTTCATTTTTTTAATTAAATTAAATTTCTAATTTATAGAAGATTTCTTTATTTTTTTATACACATATTAATTTTATTTTAAAAGGGAGAATTAACAATGCCAATAAAAGAGGCAGATAAATCATATGATCACAAAAAAATAGAACAAAAGGTTCAAAATTTTTGGAAAGAAGTAGGTATATTTTCCAAAATAAATAAACTTAGAGCTAATGGTCCACAATACTCATTTTTAGATGGTCCTCCATATTGCAGCGGTAAAATTCATTTGGGAACTGCATGGAATAAAGTAATAAAAGACTCATATTTACGTTATAAAAGTATGAATGGATTCAACTTAAGAAGGCAAGCTGGATGGGATATGCATGGTCTTCCTATCGAACATAAAGTTGAACAATTAATGAATATTAAAAGCAAACAAGAAATTGAAGAAATTGGTATTGATACTTTTGTAGATAAATGTAAAGAATTCGCAATAGAAAATAAAACAGCCATGGAAAAAGAATTCGATGATTTAGGGGTTTGGATGGATTGGGATGATCCATACATGACTCTTGATCCTCAATACATGGAATCTGCATGGTGGACTCTAAAAAAAGCTAATGAACAAAACTTGCTTATAAATGATAAAAGAGTAATTAGTTGGTGTCCTCATTGTCAAACAGCATTAGCTGCAGCAGAAATTGATTATGAAGACAAAATTGACCCTTCAATTTTTGTAAAATTCCCTGTTAAAGGAAAAAAAAGCGAATATTTTCTTGTATGGACAACAACACCATGGACATTACCTGCAAACTTGGCTATTTGTGTAAATCCTGAATTTGATTATGCTTATGTTAAAAAAGATGGTGATGTTTTAATTCTTGCTGAAAACTTAGTTGAAAAAGTATTAGGTCCTACAGTTAAAATTCATAGAACTAAAATACCTTCACAATCAGAAGATAAAGGATATGAAATCATAGAAGAAAAAGAAATACTTTATGAAATTATAAAAACAGTTAAAGGTCGAGATTTAGTTGGATTAAAATATGTTTATCCATTAGACATCGAAAAACAAGCACAATTTGATGAAATTGAAAATGTTCACAGTATTTTATCAGGAAATCATGTAGAACTTGAAGAGGGTACTGGTTTGGTGCACACAGCACCAGGACATGGTCCAGAGGACTTTGAAGTAGGTCAAGCTAATGGACTTCCAATATTTTGCCCAGTTGGAGAAGATGGCAAATTTAGTGAAGATGCTGGAAAATATGCAAATAAATTCTGTAAAGATGAAAATCCGGTAATAATTGAGGATTTGGAAAATAAGGGGTTGATGCATCACACAGAAACTATTGAGCATAGATATGGGGTATGTTGGAGATGTAAAACTCCTATTATTTACATAGCTACTAAACAATGGTTTTTAAAGGTAACTGACATTAAGGATAAAATGCTTAGTGAAATTGAAAAAGTTGAATGGATACCTAAATGGGCTGGTGAAGGAAGATTCCATGATTGGGTTGATAATGCTAAAGATTGGACAATTTCAAGACAAAGATACTGGGGTATTCCAATTCCTATATGGGAATGTAGTGACTGTGGAGAAATTAAAGTTATAGGTTCTATTGATGAATTAAAAGAGGAAAGTGTTGGTGAAATTACAGTTTCCGACGATGAACTTGTACATAGACCTCATGTTGATGATATTGAAGTAAAATGTGAATGTTGTGATAAAACGATTAAAAGGATTCCTGATGTTTTAGACGTTTGGATTGATTCAGGTGTAGCTCCATGGGCTTCACTTTATTATCCACAAAAAGAAGATAAATTTACGGATTGGTTTCCATATGACTTTATTACAGAAGGGCATGATCAAACAAGAGGTTGGTTTTACTCACAACTTGGGACTGGTGTAATTTCAATGGGAAAAGTTCCTTATAACAAAGTATTAATGCATGGATTTGTATTAGATGAAAATGGTAAAAAAATGTCTAAATCATTAGGTAATGTTGTCTCTCCTGAAGAAGTAATTGAGAAATATGGGGCTGATGTTTTAAGATTCTACTTATTATGGGCATCTAAACCATGGGATGATTTAAAATTTGTATGGGATGAATTATTGAACGTTAATAAAATGTTTAATATTTTATGGAATGTGTATGTATTCTCAGCTACATACATGTCTCTAGACGATTTTAATCCTAATAATTTAACTGAAGACCAGTATATTTTAAGAAATGAAGATAAATGGATAATTTCTAGGTCTAATACATTGGCTAAAGAAGTTGGTGAAGATTTAGAAAAATTATTCTTCCATAAAGCAACACGAAAGATAAATAATTTTATTTTAGAAGATTTAAGTCGTTGGTATGTAAGGCTTATTCGTGGAAGAACTTGGGTTGAAAGCGATAATCCTGATAAATTAGGAGCATATTATAGTTTATACACGGCTTTATCTAAATTAATTTCAGTTTTATGTCCAATTGCTCCTCATATATCTGAAGAAATTTATGAAAATATTGTTAAAAATTTAAATCCAAACGCACTAGAAAGTATTCACATGATTGATTGGGAATATGATGAAAAAGATATTGATAAAGAATTAGAAGCTAAAATGGATATAGTGCGTGAAGTAATTGAATCTGCTGCAAGAGCTCGTGATGTAGCAAGATATAAACTTAGATGGCCAGTTTCAGATATTACAATTGTATCACAAGATAAAAAAGTTTTAACAGCTATTGATGATTTAGCAGAAATTATTAAAGACCAATCAAATACTAAAAAAGTTTTAACAGCTTCAGAATTTGAAAATCTTTCATTTATTGCTAAACCAAATCTTAAAACTTTAGGTCCAAGACTCAAAGCAGATATGGGTAAAGTTAAAAAATATCTACAAACAGCTGATGGTAGTCTAATTAAAAAAGAATTAGATAAAAATGGATTTATTGAAGTTGAAGGATTTGAATTATCAAGTGATGATATATTATTTGACAGTGAACTTCCAGATGATTTTGTTTCATCTGAATTTAGTCAAGGTAATGTATTTGTAAATACTAATGTTACTTTAGAAATTAAACAAGAAGCTATGGCTCGTGAACTTATTAGAAGAGTTCAGGACATGAGAAAAGACTTAGATTTGGATGTTGAAGCAAATATTAATGTTGTTGTCGAAACATCTTCTGAATTTAAAGATTTAATTGTTCCACAGGCTGAAGTTATTTCTCATGAAATTCGAGCTAATAGTTTAATCATATCAGACACAGAAGAGTGTTGTAAAGATTCTGAAAACTATACTAAAGAATGGGATATTGAAAATGAAAAAGTAATAATATCCATAAAAATAAGGTGTTAAAATGACTTTAACTGACTCTGAAATTGAATATATTGAGGGAATCCTTGGTAGACAAATGAATGAATTAGAAGAAGGAATGTTGGATGTAATGTTTTCAGAACATTGCTCTTACAAAAGTAGTAGACCAATATTAGGCACATTCCCCACCGAAGGAGAAAATATTATTTTAGGTCCAGGTGATGATGCAGGCCTTGTTAGTGTAACGGATAAATATGCTCTTGCTGTTGGTATGGAGTCACATAATCACCCATCAGCTATTGAACCTTATGGTGGAGCTGGAACTGGTATTGGTGGAATTTTAAGAGATATAATCTCTATGGGGGCAATGCCTATTGCTCTTTTAGATTCCCTTCGATTTGGACCAATGGAAGATGAAAAATCAAGATATTTATTTGAGCATGTTGTAAAAGGAATTTCTGATTATGGAAATAGGGTAGGAGTTCCAACAGTAGCTGGGGAGATTGAATTTGATGAATCATTCAGAGCAAATCCATTGGTAAATGTAATGTGTGTAGGGATAGTTGAAAAAGATAAAATAGTTCGTGGACAAGCTCCTAATATTGGAGACGTATTCCTTTTGATGGGAGGGGCTACTGGCCGTGATGGTATTCATGGAGTTACATTTGCATCAGAAGAATTAACATCAGATTCTGAAACAGAAGATAGGCCTGCAGTACAAGTAGCTGACCCATTTACCAAAAAAAGAGTTTTAGAAGCATCATTAGAAATATTAGAAAAAATTGATGTTAGTGGTGTTAAAGACTTGGGTGGGGGAGGTCTTACATGTTGTATTTCAGAACTTGTAAATGAATCTAATAATGCAGCGTTTGTAGATTTACGTTCTATCCCGCTTAGAGAAACAGGAATGACTCCTTATGAAATCATGCTATCGGAGTCTCAAGAAAGAATGGTTTTTGTAATAAATCCTAAAGATGTTAAATTAGCTAAAGAAATCTGTGATAAGCATGAAATCATATCTTCAGTAATTGGAGATGTTAAAGAGGGTAATAATATGATTATTTCAGATGAAGGGGTCGAAATAGCCAACCTGCCAACAATTTTACTTGCGGATCCCCCATCACTTAATCGTGAACTTTGTGAAATTCCAGAAGACACATCAAAAGTAATTGTTGAACATCCTCCAATTAAAGAATCATTACTTAAAGTATTATCTAGTCCTAATATTGCATCAAAAGAATGGATTTACAAGCAATATGATCATGAAGTTCAAGTAAGAACAGTTGTAAAACCAGGTGATGATGCAGCTGTTTTAAGAATTGATGATACAACAGCTATTGCACTTACTACAGATTCAAATACAATTCATACTAAACTATCACCATTTGATGGGGCTGCCGGTTGTGTTGCAGAATCTATACGAAATGTAATTTCAATGGGAGCAACTCCATATGCTGTTGTGGACTGTTTAAATTTTGGAAATCCAGAAACTCCTGAAATTTTATGGCAATTTAAAAGAGCTATTGAAGGAATGAGTTTGGTAGCTGAGAAATTCCAAGCTCCGGTAATTAGTGGAAATGTAAGTTTTTATAATGAAACAGAAGGAATTAAAATCAATCCTACTCCTGCTGTTGGGGTTATTGGTGTTGAAAATATTGAAAATATAAGAACAATGGACTTTAAAAATGAAGGAGATAAAATATTATTAATTGGTAAAACTTATGATGAACTTACAGGTTCAGAATATCATAGATGTATACATGGTATTGAAAAAGGAACTGCTCCAAGAATAAGAATTGATAATGAGCTAGCTAATGGTAAATGCATATTAAAATTAGTAGATGAAGATAAAAATAAGAATATTACGGCTATTCATGATGTATCTGCTGGAGGATTAGCTATTGCACTTTCTGAAATGGTTATTTCATCAAAATTAGGTTGTGAAATTAATTTGGACAGTGATGAACTTGATTTAAATCAATTACTTTACTCTGAAAGTCATGGACGTTATATTTTAACAGTTAAATCAGATGCTTTAGATGATATTTTATCTAAAATTGATGTTGATGTTGATGTTATTGGGGAAGTTAAAGGTAATAACTTAAAAATTAATGATAATGAATTTAGCTTTGAAGAATTAGATGATTCTTACCATGGTGTAATTGAAAAGTACATGGCTTAATCTTTGTGGTGTTTTGATGTTTTTATCTAAATTAGATTCTATTAGCAATGCTTTGAAATTAATTAGTGATAATCAAAAATTAACAGAAGTTGAAGAGATTCCAATTGTTGAAGCTCATAAAAGGGTTTTAGCTGAGGATATAATTTCATTTCATGATTCTCCTCCATTTGATAAGTCTGCAATGGATGGTTTTGCAGTTATTGCTAAAGATACATTTGGAGCTTCCCAATCTAATCCTAAAACTTTAAAAATTATTGATTCTATTGGGGCCGGCGATTTTTCAGATAAATCTTTAACTAATGAGAAAGCCATTCTAATTGCTACAGGTGCACCTATTCCTAAAGGGGCTAATGCAGTTTTAATGAAAGAATTCACAACAAAAAATAGGGATGAATTAACAATTTATTCTCAAGTAACTCCTGGTGAAAATGTAAGTCCTAAATCCGAAGATATTAAGAAGGGGGAAAAAATCCTTTCTAAAAACACTTTTATTAGATATCAAGAAATGGGTTTAATTGCATCAGCAGGATATGATAGTGTGGTTGTTTTTAAAAAACCTAAAGTTAAACTAATTGTTACTGGAAATGAACTTGTTGACCCAACTAAAGAAGAAATTGACAAAGCTAAAATTATAAATTCTAATAAATATACTATAAAAGCCATGGCTGAAGATTCGGGAGCTATTATTCAAACTACTTATGTTGGAGATTCATTTAAAGAAGTTAAAGAAGCTATTTTAGATGCCTCTAATGACTATGATGTTATAATAACTACTGGAGGAACAGCTATTAGTGAAGGGGATGTTGTTTTAGATGTTGTTGATGATATAGGCGAAATTTTATTTCATGGAGTTTCAATTAGACCAGGCAAACCAATTGGTGCTGGAATTGTAAATGAAAAAATGATTTTTACATTTTCTGGTCAACCGGTTGCTGCAATGTCTCAATTTGATATATTTGCTCGTAAATATTTATTTGAAATGCAAGGAAGGCATTTTGATTTTCATATTACTAAAAGACAATCTCAACTTAAAATTCCTTCATCACTAGGAAGAACTGATTTTGTTCGTGCAGTGTCTGATGATAATTATGCAAAGCATGTATTAAATAGGGGTTCTGGTATAATTCGTTCAATGGTAGAGGCCAATAGCTACATCATAATAGATGAAAATGATGAAGGATATCAGAAGGGTGATATAGTTGATGTTATCTTTTTTGATTCGTTACTTTGGTAGTTGAAGGTGTATTTTAATGAACGGTATTTACTATTATTTGGTGGTCTTCTTCATAATCTGGATATTGTCGTTATCATTAAAAAATAAATTAACAAATCATGGTTTTGAAATTGAGTTTCCAGTCATAATGTGGAAGACAAAGAAACTTAGAGGACTAATATCTAAAATTTCAAATATTTCTCCAAAATTTTGGAAGTGGTATATGAATATTGGAATAATAATATCTTTTATAGCTATGCTTGTTATTACATGGTTATTAATTTCAGCAATTCCAACGGCTTTTGAAACTCCATCCGTTTCTTTAATTATTCCTGGTGTGGAGATTCCTGGTTCTACAATTTTTATACCTTTTGTTTCAGGAATTATAGCATTAGCTACATGTTTAATTGTACATGAGTTTTCTCATGGGGTTATTTCTATTAGTGAAAAAATTTCTATTAAATCAATTGGACTTTTATTGTTTGCTATTATTCCAGGAGCTTTTGTAGAACCAGATGAAGATGAATTAAAAAAATCAAGTAAGCTTTCACAGCTTAGAGTTTATGCAG
Coding sequences within:
- a CDS encoding methionine adenosyltransferase, whose amino-acid sequence is MRNIIVKELNQTYIEDLDIEIVERKGIGHPDSISDGIAETVSEALCKMYMDEFGGVLHHNTDEVQITAGESNPAFGGGQIIKPMDILLTGRGVSEYDGVKLPLDRVAIEAAKNFLDDTIINLDVELDTVVECKIGHGSGDLVDVFNRDGLPSSNDTSFGVGYAPFSEVETIVNSTEELLNSKSFKKEHPAVGEDIKVMGLREGDKITLTIGCAMVSKYLANKNEYIDVRESLKGIVIDLASKHTDREVEVFVNTGDNDEVLDESGYYLTVTGTSAEMGDDGSVGRGNRANGLITPCRPMSMEATSGKNPINHIGKIYNILSNEIANDVVNNIEGIKQMNVMLLSQIGKPIDQPKAASTQVILEEGYKLEDVDKKVESIVDRWLEDISIITENVVNGKAKTF
- the ileS gene encoding isoleucine--tRNA ligase — its product is MPIKEADKSYDHKKIEQKVQNFWKEVGIFSKINKLRANGPQYSFLDGPPYCSGKIHLGTAWNKVIKDSYLRYKSMNGFNLRRQAGWDMHGLPIEHKVEQLMNIKSKQEIEEIGIDTFVDKCKEFAIENKTAMEKEFDDLGVWMDWDDPYMTLDPQYMESAWWTLKKANEQNLLINDKRVISWCPHCQTALAAAEIDYEDKIDPSIFVKFPVKGKKSEYFLVWTTTPWTLPANLAICVNPEFDYAYVKKDGDVLILAENLVEKVLGPTVKIHRTKIPSQSEDKGYEIIEEKEILYEIIKTVKGRDLVGLKYVYPLDIEKQAQFDEIENVHSILSGNHVELEEGTGLVHTAPGHGPEDFEVGQANGLPIFCPVGEDGKFSEDAGKYANKFCKDENPVIIEDLENKGLMHHTETIEHRYGVCWRCKTPIIYIATKQWFLKVTDIKDKMLSEIEKVEWIPKWAGEGRFHDWVDNAKDWTISRQRYWGIPIPIWECSDCGEIKVIGSIDELKEESVGEITVSDDELVHRPHVDDIEVKCECCDKTIKRIPDVLDVWIDSGVAPWASLYYPQKEDKFTDWFPYDFITEGHDQTRGWFYSQLGTGVISMGKVPYNKVLMHGFVLDENGKKMSKSLGNVVSPEEVIEKYGADVLRFYLLWASKPWDDLKFVWDELLNVNKMFNILWNVYVFSATYMSLDDFNPNNLTEDQYILRNEDKWIISRSNTLAKEVGEDLEKLFFHKATRKINNFILEDLSRWYVRLIRGRTWVESDNPDKLGAYYSLYTALSKLISVLCPIAPHISEEIYENIVKNLNPNALESIHMIDWEYDEKDIDKELEAKMDIVREVIESAARARDVARYKLRWPVSDITIVSQDKKVLTAIDDLAEIIKDQSNTKKVLTASEFENLSFIAKPNLKTLGPRLKADMGKVKKYLQTADGSLIKKELDKNGFIEVEGFELSSDDILFDSELPDDFVSSEFSQGNVFVNTNVTLEIKQEAMARELIRRVQDMRKDLDLDVEANINVVVETSSEFKDLIVPQAEVISHEIRANSLIISDTEECCKDSENYTKEWDIENEKVIISIKIRC
- the purL gene encoding phosphoribosylformylglycinamidine synthase subunit PurL produces the protein MTLTDSEIEYIEGILGRQMNELEEGMLDVMFSEHCSYKSSRPILGTFPTEGENIILGPGDDAGLVSVTDKYALAVGMESHNHPSAIEPYGGAGTGIGGILRDIISMGAMPIALLDSLRFGPMEDEKSRYLFEHVVKGISDYGNRVGVPTVAGEIEFDESFRANPLVNVMCVGIVEKDKIVRGQAPNIGDVFLLMGGATGRDGIHGVTFASEELTSDSETEDRPAVQVADPFTKKRVLEASLEILEKIDVSGVKDLGGGGLTCCISELVNESNNAAFVDLRSIPLRETGMTPYEIMLSESQERMVFVINPKDVKLAKEICDKHEIISSVIGDVKEGNNMIISDEGVEIANLPTILLADPPSLNRELCEIPEDTSKVIVEHPPIKESLLKVLSSPNIASKEWIYKQYDHEVQVRTVVKPGDDAAVLRIDDTTAIALTTDSNTIHTKLSPFDGAAGCVAESIRNVISMGATPYAVVDCLNFGNPETPEILWQFKRAIEGMSLVAEKFQAPVISGNVSFYNETEGIKINPTPAVGVIGVENIENIRTMDFKNEGDKILLIGKTYDELTGSEYHRCIHGIEKGTAPRIRIDNELANGKCILKLVDEDKNKNITAIHDVSAGGLAIALSEMVISSKLGCEINLDSDELDLNQLLYSESHGRYILTVKSDALDDILSKIDVDVDVIGEVKGNNLKINDNEFSFEELDDSYHGVIEKYMA
- a CDS encoding molybdopterin molybdotransferase MoeA; this encodes MFLSKLDSISNALKLISDNQKLTEVEEIPIVEAHKRVLAEDIISFHDSPPFDKSAMDGFAVIAKDTFGASQSNPKTLKIIDSIGAGDFSDKSLTNEKAILIATGAPIPKGANAVLMKEFTTKNRDELTIYSQVTPGENVSPKSEDIKKGEKILSKNTFIRYQEMGLIASAGYDSVVVFKKPKVKLIVTGNELVDPTKEEIDKAKIINSNKYTIKAMAEDSGAIIQTTYVGDSFKEVKEAILDASNDYDVIITTGGTAISEGDVVLDVVDDIGEILFHGVSIRPGKPIGAGIVNEKMIFTFSGQPVAAMSQFDIFARKYLFEMQGRHFDFHITKRQSQLKIPSSLGRTDFVRAVSDDNYAKHVLNRGSGIIRSMVEANSYIIIDENDEGYQKGDIVDVIFFDSLLW